GTGTTGCTTAAGTTCACGGGCTATTAGGAGTGCACCAAGAACCAAAAGTAGAACGCAGGGGCCACTAGCAACCGATAGCCCAATGATTAATCCCATGTGATGATGACCTGAAAATTAAACAATACACACCATATTTTACTCAAGGGTTTATCAGGATGTAACTGTGTTAGAATTAATTACCATTAGTTATTCTATTGCTTACATGTATAAAAGAAATTGACATGCAGTGATTCTCAACCATATACCTGTGTTTACCGTGGGTTTGATGCAGCCATTGCTTATGTTGGGGTTGCCATCAGTCCCTATGGGACACTGGCATCTGAAcgtccctggaagttcttcacaGTCACCGAAGCATCCATGTTTTTCTTTTCGATCGCACTCTCTGATGTCTACATGTAAATGTAAATAATCGAAATCTCTCAATCATACGGCTGAGGAAATGGACTGAAAAGAAATGCTTTTTTCAGGCACGACTGAGGCACAGGTGCTTCCGATAAGATGTACATACCTTGGCATCCGCCGCTGAGGTAAGGGTTGCCTTCATAGCCCTTGTTGCACTGGCAAACATAGCCTCTGAGTTCAGGACTTAAACCTTCAGCTGTTTTATCTGTGCACTGACTGTTGGTGCTCTTACAGATGGTCCGGGCAGCGTCGGCAGGGCATGCCCATGTGTTGTAGTCAGTTGGTGCTGCCCCGTGCGGCACCATCCAGTCGAGGATCACGGGGACCTTCAGCTTAGTAGCTCTCCTCCCCACCGCGAAACGCAGATGATTGATCCGGTCCTCGTTGAGCCAACCCTCCTCCGCCATGAGCACGTTCACCACGTTGCTCTCCATGCCATTGTAACTTCTCGGCGTCGCCAGGCCGCTGTCGAACCGCTTAAGCTGCAAGCTGTAGGACGCGTAGCCTGTAGGGATGAACGACCGGCAGCAGCCGATGTTGGAACAGATCTTGCCGATCTTGCCGCTGTCGGTCTGCATCTGCGTGCCATAGGGGCAGAAGGAGGCACAACCGCTAACGATGATTCCTCTCCCGTTCAGCAGCGTAACCTCCACGTTGCACCCCGTGAGGATGAGCTCGTTTCCGTCCCACCTAAGAATGTATGGCATTGGCAGGACCCCACCGATTGCTTCGCCGTTGAGGTTCCAgctccaccggcggagcccgtcGCCCGAGTCGCTCATGTTTACAGAGTGCACTCCGTGGCTGGTGACACGCATCGTGGTGTTCTCAAGGGAGATGTCGACCACCTCGAACGCACCGGCGCTGCTTTCACCGAGGAGAAGCCGCGGCGGCTTGCTTCCGTAGTCGCAGGTGAGCTTGAACCCGGGCCAGTAGCACCTGGCCGGGCCCATACCGAACGGGTACGGCACACTCACGTTGCCACAGGTGGCATTGCAGTTCGGCATCGTCATGGGCGGATCCCCAGCGACCACCGATGGTACCGAGATCAGCAGCATCGCTGTAATGGATAGCCAGCTGGTTAGCATCACGGCGGGAGTAGGTAGGTAGATGGATAATGGCTATCTGTGTACTTGTAACTTTAGTTTGTGTACCGCTGCTATATATAGTTGTGCTACCACCTCAATCGATAAGAGAACGTAATTGGGTCATCGCCTAGGAAGCCAAGCGAAAGCAAAATCTGCTACCATTATATCCAACGAAGGATCCAAGAAGCATCTAATTTAGTCCACCAGTAACTTATATACTTCAATTTGTCACACTCCggagacactagtagaaaaaggggctttcgttgggggcctggccagcccattagtcccggttcttatacgaaccgggaccaatgggtgcaatcgtcccggttcgtgagcccaggtggccggccggggcctcgcgggctttggtcccagttcgtctggacccatttgtcccggttctaggaacgaaccgggaccaatgggcctcacTCCTGGCCCataaccattggtcccggttccagccacgaaccgggacaaatgatttgtctatatatagcccatcgccggcgagccgagcactccacactgctctgtGTTTTGCTGGctggcgaggggagggcatttgggtgctctagctcacctcctatgcacatgaggtgttcgatgaaatgtccgagccacactagttaatatttcttctctcgaaactcgacctccgagctccattttccccgaaatttttctaggtttagcggtccgtcacgtcccgtccccgtcttcaccgccgtcgatcgcccgcgccgatctcgtcgccggcaccaccgtggtgagcctcttgttcttatcttctttctgaaagaaaaaaaaattcttacttgagatagatacttgtctaattttcttacttttattattccttgttattatacagtgcgatggttctggtatccgcccccgtcggccctcgtcctgtctatgattcggatgtggtatatattatctttttataactatttggttcatttattgtttatgacaattatgccgaccaacgtgacatagattttatttatgtagggggtggttgaaccggaaattccaaccgaccctattgtcgagaggttaaatttagtcgaagaagaaaacaattacttgaaggaaaaaataaaaaaaattgaggaggagaagatgatattggagttgcatgttgcggatgtcgtcgatgatcacaagatcaagatggatgcaatgcggttgaagatcagaaagattagaaaatatgtcattcataccgaggcttggtatcattatgccgttggatcaattgttaccttaattgtgattatgatcgcatttgttgttgcattgaaaggttttacatagtttcaatgtatggtttaactagatgctctggagaggtatatgttgttcaatttgaactatgtatgtactttcgtttaaatgtgatgatgaactactattaatttggttacttatctatccatgtttatttgtagtgattttcaatttcattatagctggaaaaaatcagtaaatgcatgaaaaataacaaatgaagtcagaaagagttgaaaattgatgatgtggctttgaatggtgcattttcaacacaggaaaagtatggagttcaaataagttcaaaaaaatgaaatccctttgtaacagacgagtttccgtatgaaaccctgatacttcgaaagagattgtccgttttgtacacgaagtgcatccagtttttgccgtaagcctctctaatttctttcacatgctatgtgggtgaaatgatgataccatgccaactttataccttttcagagttcatttgtagtgcttttcaatttcagggtcttatagctgaaaaaaatcagtaaatgcatgaaaaataacaaatgaagtcagaaagggttgaaaattgatgatgtggctttgaatggtgcattttgaacatagaaaaactatggagttcaaataagttcaaaaaaataaaattcttttgtaacagacgagtttccgtatgaaaccctgatacttcgaaagagattgtccgttttgtacatgaagtgcatccagtttttgccgtaagcctctctactttcttgcacatgctatgtgggtgaaataatgataccatgccaactttcaaccttttcagagttcat
This sequence is a window from Aegilops tauschii subsp. strangulata cultivar AL8/78 chromosome 7, Aet v6.0, whole genome shotgun sequence. Protein-coding genes within it:
- the LOC109750172 gene encoding wall-associated receptor kinase 3-like; this translates as MTMPNCNATCGNVSVPYPFGMGPARCYWPGFKLTCDYGSKPPRLLLGESSAGAFEVVDISLENTTMRVTSHGVHSVNMSDSGDGLRRWSWNLNGEAIGGVLPMPYILRWDGNELILTGCNVEVTLLNGRGIIVSGCASFCPYGTQMQTDSGKIGKICSNIGCCRSFIPTGYASYSLQLKRFDSGLATPRSYNGMESNVVNVLMAEEGWLNEDRINHLRFAVGRRATKLKVPVILDWMVPHGAAPTDYNTWACPADAARTICKSTNSQCTDKTAEGLSPELRGYVCQCNKGYEGNPYLSGGCQDIRECDRKEKHGCFGDCEELPGTFRCQCPIGTDGNPNISNGCIKPTVNTGHHHMGLIIGLSVASGPCVLLLVLGALLIARELKQHKAKTLRRKFFIQNRGQLLKQLVSHRADIAERMIISLEEVKKATNNFDQARRLGGGGHGTVYKGILSDLHVVAIKKSRIHHKNIEREIEEFINEVAILSQINHRNIVKLHGCCLESEVPLLAYEFISNGTLSDHLHTEAPGSLSWKDRLRITSEISKALAYLHSAISVPIIHRDIKPSNILLDDALTAKVSDFGASRSSEGDWLVMQFVQLLEDGNLADILDPQILDEGGSEVEEVATLAASCIKLIAEERPTMRQVEMALEALQEPEERVLSHLIEENLQKQHTTPNYPTTSKISKQGEATRCRSLEEEFMLSARHPR